A single window of Acidobacteriota bacterium DNA harbors:
- a CDS encoding shikimate kinase, whose amino-acid sequence MGGRTVTLMGFMGSGKSTVGRILSQRLKWPFRDTDALVEDLEGRSIARIFAEQGEAYFREVERRVVLSTPEEGERVMALGGGACDEVTLPFLNGLGPTVHLDLTFQEAVRRIGGDRRRPLASDPDLFGLFLRRKRWYARARHRVWTEGLTVDEVVESILRLL is encoded by the coding sequence ATGGGCGGGCGCACGGTTACCCTCATGGGGTTTATGGGTTCGGGCAAGAGCACCGTGGGGAGGATCTTGTCCCAGAGGCTCAAGTGGCCCTTTCGGGACACGGACGCCCTCGTGGAAGACCTGGAGGGGCGGTCCATCGCGCGGATCTTCGCCGAGCAGGGCGAGGCCTACTTCCGGGAGGTGGAACGGCGCGTCGTCCTGTCCACGCCCGAGGAGGGGGAGCGGGTCATGGCCCTCGGCGGGGGGGCCTGCGACGAGGTCACCCTGCCCTTCTTGAACGGGCTTGGACCCACGGTCCACCTGGACCTCACCTTTCAGGAGGCGGTGCGGCGGATCGGCGGCGACCGACGGAGGCCCCTGGCCTCGGACCCCGATCTTTTCGGCCTCTTTCTACGTAGGAAACGTTGGTATGCGCGCGCCCGCCACCGGGTGTGGACGGAGGGGCTTACGGTGGACGAGGTGGTTGAATCCATCTTGAGGCTGTTATAA
- the pruA gene encoding L-glutamate gamma-semialdehyde dehydrogenase, with the protein MANNVIPVPKPQNEPVLSYGPGSPEKAALKAELKRQLSEEIEIPLLIGGKEVRTGNTAKAVCPHDHRHVLATYHQAGAKEVEQAIAASQQAWRDWSEMPWEHRAAIFLKAAELLAGPMRASANAATMLNQSKTAFQAEIDSACELIDFYRFNPYYMRFVYEQQPDSAKGIWDYAEYRALEGFVFAVTPFNFTSIAGNLPTSPAMMGNTVLWKPASSAVFSAYHILKVLQAAGLPDGVINFVPGRGGQVGDPVLASPHFAGVHFTGSTAVFHDMWRTIGANIATYKGYPRIVGETGGKDFVFAHASADAAALATALVRGAFEFQGQKCSAASRAYIPKSLWPKVKDDLLGQVGEIKMGPPTDFRNFFTAVIDRGAFRDHKGYIDFAKSCPECSILAGGGCDDSTGYFIQPTVVQTTDPKCKMMEEEIFGPVLTLYVYDDARFEETLDLCDTTSPYALTGAIFSTDRKATVTMMNRLRHAAGNFYINDKPTGAVVSQQPFGGGRASGTNDKAGSYLNLIRWTSMRAVKETFVPPTHFAYPFMAEE; encoded by the coding sequence ATGGCGAACAACGTCATTCCCGTCCCCAAACCGCAGAACGAGCCCGTCCTGTCCTACGGTCCCGGCTCGCCCGAAAAGGCGGCCCTCAAGGCCGAGCTGAAGCGCCAGCTGTCGGAGGAGATCGAGATTCCCCTGCTCATCGGAGGGAAGGAGGTCCGAACGGGCAACACGGCCAAGGCCGTCTGCCCCCACGACCACCGCCACGTCCTGGCCACGTACCACCAGGCGGGCGCAAAGGAGGTCGAGCAGGCCATCGCCGCTTCCCAGCAGGCCTGGCGGGATTGGTCCGAAATGCCCTGGGAGCACCGGGCGGCGATCTTCCTCAAAGCCGCGGAGCTCCTGGCCGGCCCCATGAGGGCTTCGGCCAACGCGGCCACCATGCTCAACCAGTCGAAGACCGCCTTTCAGGCGGAGATCGACTCGGCTTGCGAACTCATCGACTTCTATCGGTTCAATCCCTACTACATGCGGTTCGTGTACGAGCAACAGCCCGACAGCGCCAAGGGGATCTGGGACTACGCCGAATACAGGGCCCTCGAAGGGTTCGTCTTCGCCGTCACCCCCTTCAACTTCACCTCCATCGCCGGAAACCTCCCGACCTCCCCCGCCATGATGGGGAACACGGTTCTCTGGAAGCCCGCGTCGTCCGCGGTCTTCTCGGCCTACCACATCTTGAAGGTCTTGCAAGCCGCGGGCCTGCCCGACGGCGTGATCAATTTCGTCCCCGGCCGCGGGGGCCAGGTGGGCGATCCGGTCCTGGCCAGCCCCCACTTCGCCGGTGTCCATTTCACCGGCTCCACCGCCGTTTTTCACGACATGTGGAGGACCATCGGAGCCAACATCGCGACCTACAAGGGGTATCCGCGCATCGTCGGCGAGACGGGCGGCAAGGACTTCGTATTCGCCCACGCCAGCGCCGATGCCGCGGCCCTCGCCACGGCTCTCGTGCGCGGGGCCTTCGAGTTCCAGGGCCAGAAGTGCTCCGCCGCTTCCCGGGCCTACATCCCCAAGAGCCTCTGGCCGAAGGTGAAGGACGACCTCCTCGGGCAGGTGGGGGAGATCAAGATGGGGCCTCCCACGGACTTCCGGAACTTCTTCACGGCCGTCATCGACCGGGGCGCTTTCCGAGACCACAAGGGCTACATCGATTTCGCGAAATCCTGTCCCGAGTGCTCGATCTTGGCCGGAGGGGGCTGCGACGACAGCACGGGGTACTTCATCCAGCCGACGGTGGTCCAGACCACGGACCCCAAGTGCAAGATGATGGAGGAGGAGATCTTCGGCCCCGTGCTCACGCTCTATGTCTACGACGACGCCAGGTTCGAGGAGACCCTGGACCTGTGCGACACCACCAGCCCCTACGCCCTCACCGGGGCCATCTTCTCGACCGACCGAAAGGCCACGGTGACCATGATGAACCGCCTGCGCCACGCCGCCGGGAACTTCTACATCAACGACAAGCCCACGGGCGCCGTCGTGAGTCAGCAGCCCTTCGGCGGGGGAAGGGCCTCCGGGACCAACGACAAGGCGGGATCCTACCTGAATCTCATCCGGTGGACGTCCATGCGGGCGGTGAAGGAGACCTTCGTCCCGCCCACCCACTTCGCCTACCCCTTCATGGCGGAGGAGTGA
- a CDS encoding serine hydrolase domain-containing protein, which translates to MKPLLRQTAILLLLSAARAALAADPKDRLQEVLETFLAENPQAPGVAATVLCPSRNLDWSGAAGKEARGESQALTPRHTFRIASNTKTYVAASVLRLCEMRRLSLDDRLGANLTAAQRDLLKSDGYDVDAITLAQVLSHTAGFGDHTKDPRFEQRILADPHYAWTPEEQIRLLVEWQDPVGKPGEKYAYSDSGYVLLGSLIERWTGRSLGSAVRDLLRYDRLGLRSTYWEYMEPPPPEAGPRAHQYLGPTDVTAFRASFDLFGGGGIVTDAQELTSFMRRLLTGGVLDRPQTLEDMTGRGTLPYRLGLMVIELDGWIAYGHQGFWNTFAFHVPSLDLTVGGTILDHDAANGRVLARRLVAAVAASGPGPGPSRPPALRPEDPRTPSPAP; encoded by the coding sequence ATGAAACCACTCCTCAGGCAAACGGCCATCCTCCTGCTGCTTTCGGCGGCGCGTGCGGCCCTGGCGGCCGATCCGAAGGACCGTCTCCAGGAGGTCCTCGAGACGTTCCTCGCCGAGAACCCCCAGGCTCCCGGGGTCGCCGCCACGGTCCTGTGCCCATCCCGGAACCTGGACTGGTCGGGAGCCGCCGGAAAGGAAGCCCGGGGCGAGTCGCAGGCCCTCACACCCCGGCACACCTTCCGGATCGCGAGCAACACCAAGACCTACGTGGCGGCCTCGGTCCTCCGCCTGTGCGAGATGAGGCGCCTGAGCCTCGACGATCGGTTGGGGGCCAATCTGACTGCGGCACAAAGGGACCTCTTGAAGAGCGACGGGTACGACGTGGACGCCATCACCCTGGCCCAGGTGCTGAGCCACACGGCCGGTTTCGGGGACCACACCAAGGACCCCCGCTTTGAACAGCGCATCCTCGCCGACCCGCACTACGCCTGGACTCCGGAGGAACAGATCCGCCTGCTCGTGGAGTGGCAGGACCCCGTCGGGAAACCTGGGGAGAAGTACGCGTACAGCGACAGCGGGTACGTCCTTCTGGGCTCCCTCATCGAACGGTGGACGGGCCGGAGCCTTGGATCCGCCGTGCGGGACCTCCTCCGCTACGACCGGCTGGGCCTGAGGTCCACCTACTGGGAATACATGGAGCCCCCTCCCCCGGAGGCGGGCCCCCGGGCCCATCAATACCTGGGCCCGACGGACGTCACGGCCTTCCGGGCCTCCTTCGACCTCTTCGGAGGGGGAGGTATCGTCACGGATGCGCAGGAACTGACCTCCTTCATGCGGCGGCTCCTGACCGGAGGCGTTCTGGATCGCCCTCAGACCCTGGAGGACATGACCGGCCGGGGGACTCTGCCCTACCGCCTCGGGTTGATGGTCATCGAGTTGGACGGGTGGATCGCCTACGGCCACCAGGGGTTTTGGAACACCTTCGCCTTTCACGTTCCGTCCCTGGATTTGACCGTGGGGGGCACGATCCTCGACCACGACGCCGCCAACGGGCGCGTGCTGGCGCGGCGCCTGGTGGCCGCCGTGGCGGCCTCGGGTCCCGGCCCCGGGCCCAGCCGCCCGCCGGCGCTCCGCCCGGAGGACCCGAGGACCCCATCCCCCGCCCCATGA
- a CDS encoding RNA polymerase sigma factor codes for MEQALANRDTFDVAAAKGGDQAAFERLYRAHAGRILALCARLTGDRSAAEDLTQEAFVKAWEGLPSFRGECAFASWLHRVAVRVVLDEARAKVRRPRTMSLVTDPGRGPGSAPPRAASSDVDLERAVAALPEGARRVFVLHDVHGFSHEEIAELAGLAPGTSKAQLHRARKLLREALR; via the coding sequence TTGGAGCAGGCGCTGGCGAACCGGGACACCTTCGACGTCGCGGCGGCCAAGGGAGGGGACCAGGCGGCCTTCGAGCGCCTGTATCGGGCCCACGCGGGTCGCATCCTCGCCCTCTGCGCGCGCCTGACGGGAGACCGGTCCGCGGCGGAGGATCTCACCCAGGAGGCCTTCGTCAAGGCGTGGGAGGGGCTTCCCTCCTTCCGGGGCGAGTGCGCCTTTGCCTCCTGGCTCCACCGCGTGGCCGTGCGGGTCGTGTTGGACGAGGCGCGGGCCAAGGTCCGGCGGCCGAGGACGATGAGCCTGGTGACCGACCCCGGGCGGGGCCCCGGATCGGCTCCGCCTCGGGCAGCCTCCTCCGACGTGGACCTGGAGCGGGCGGTGGCGGCCCTCCCGGAAGGGGCCCGGAGGGTCTTCGTCCTCCACGATGTGCACGGCTTCAGCCACGAGGAGATCGCCGAATTGGCCGGCCTGGCACCGGGGACCTCCAAGGCCCAGCTCCACCGTGCCCGGAAGCTGCTGAGGGAGGCGCTGAGATGA
- a CDS encoding zf-HC2 domain-containing protein encodes MMDCRRVEALLDDYVDGCLPEIQAREVEAHLGTCVPCARSEDEIRSLLRRAGYLPIALEPSRDLWPGIEAEIRSPRRESPRRAGSLSLGWLAGAAAALVVLTSAVTLWVTRYPPYPQGGMGRSHPELAFLSASEPDYLRARAALLAALDDRRASLSPETLRVIEENLAAMDTALNSMKAALEKDPGNRSLAALIEATYREEIRLLRRAASLPAHA; translated from the coding sequence ATGATGGACTGCCGGCGTGTGGAAGCTCTGCTGGACGACTACGTGGACGGGTGCCTTCCCGAGATCCAAGCCCGCGAGGTCGAGGCCCACCTCGGGACGTGCGTCCCTTGCGCCCGATCGGAGGACGAAATTCGATCCCTCCTCCGGCGTGCCGGATACCTGCCCATCGCCTTGGAGCCTTCCCGGGACCTGTGGCCCGGAATCGAGGCGGAAATCCGGAGCCCTCGGCGCGAGAGCCCGCGCCGGGCCGGATCGCTCTCTCTCGGATGGCTGGCCGGGGCGGCCGCGGCCCTCGTGGTCCTGACCAGCGCCGTCACACTCTGGGTGACGAGATACCCTCCTTACCCGCAAGGGGGGATGGGGAGGTCTCATCCCGAACTGGCTTTCCTGTCCGCCTCGGAGCCGGACTACCTCCGGGCTCGCGCGGCCCTTCTCGCCGCTCTGGACGATCGTCGGGCCTCCCTTTCGCCCGAGACCCTGCGCGTGATCGAGGAAAACCTCGCCGCCATGGACACCGCGCTGAACTCCATGAAGGCCGCCCTCGAGAAGGACCCCGGGAACCGCAGCCTGGCCGCGCTCATCGAGGCGACCTACCGCGAAGAGATCCGTCTGCTCCGGCGGGCCGCGAGTCTGCCCGCCCACGCCTGA